From Caballeronia insecticola, a single genomic window includes:
- a CDS encoding PsiF family protein — translation MKILATVLVATLSLTFGANAAFAANSQQSKMIDCNKQATDKKGDDRKAFMKSCLSASPAAASAPMTQQQKMTACNQQATDKKGDDRKSFMKSCLSNKG, via the coding sequence ATGAAAATCCTAGCCACCGTACTCGTCGCCACACTGAGCCTGACGTTCGGCGCGAACGCAGCATTTGCCGCCAACAGTCAGCAGAGCAAGATGATCGACTGCAACAAGCAGGCGACCGACAAGAAAGGCGACGACCGCAAGGCGTTTATGAAGAGCTGTCTGTCGGCGTCGCCGGCGGCCGCCTCCGCGCCGATGACCCAGCAGCAAAAGATGACCGCCTGCAATCAGCAAGCGACCGACAAGAAAGGCGACGATCGCAAGTCTTTCATGAAGAGCTGTCTCAGCAACAAGGGCTGA
- a CDS encoding sugar ABC transporter substrate-binding protein yields MNPTIRRRVLSAAVALAACTALPFASSSAFAQTAGKPKVALVMKSLANEFFLTMENGAKEYQAHNASQFDLITNGIKDETDTAAQIRIVEQMIVSKVDALIIAPADSKALVPVIKKAADAGIIVVNIDNRLDPDVLKSKNLNVPFVGPDNRKGARKVGDYLAQRLKKGDDVAIIEGVTTTTNSQARSAGFKDAMDAGGMKVVALQSGEWEIDKGNAVASQILNANPGVKALLCDNDNMAIGAVSAIRAAGKAGKVQVVGFDNINAIKPMLKDGRVLATADQYAAKQAVFGIDVALKAISGHKKQSELSQVVETPVDLVTK; encoded by the coding sequence ATGAACCCAACCATCCGCCGACGCGTTCTGTCGGCCGCCGTCGCGCTTGCCGCCTGCACCGCCTTGCCGTTCGCCTCGAGCTCCGCATTCGCGCAGACGGCGGGCAAGCCGAAGGTCGCGCTCGTCATGAAGTCGCTCGCCAACGAGTTCTTCCTGACCATGGAAAACGGCGCGAAGGAGTATCAGGCGCATAACGCCAGCCAGTTCGATCTGATCACCAACGGCATCAAGGACGAAACCGATACGGCCGCGCAGATCCGTATCGTCGAGCAGATGATCGTCTCGAAGGTCGATGCGCTCATCATCGCACCCGCCGATTCCAAGGCGCTCGTGCCGGTGATCAAGAAGGCGGCGGACGCGGGCATTATCGTCGTGAATATCGACAACCGGCTCGACCCGGACGTGCTCAAGTCGAAAAACCTGAACGTGCCGTTCGTCGGACCGGACAATCGCAAGGGCGCGAGGAAGGTCGGCGACTATCTCGCCCAGCGGCTGAAGAAGGGCGACGACGTCGCGATCATCGAAGGCGTCACGACCACCACCAACTCGCAGGCGCGCAGCGCGGGCTTCAAGGACGCGATGGACGCGGGCGGCATGAAGGTGGTCGCGCTGCAGTCGGGCGAATGGGAAATCGACAAGGGCAACGCGGTCGCGTCGCAGATTCTGAACGCGAACCCGGGCGTGAAGGCGCTTTTGTGCGACAACGACAACATGGCGATCGGCGCCGTGTCGGCGATTCGCGCGGCCGGCAAGGCGGGCAAGGTGCAGGTGGTCGGCTTCGACAACATCAACGCAATCAAGCCGATGCTCAAGGACGGCCGCGTGCTCGCGACCGCCGACCAGTACGCCGCGAAGCAGGCGGTGTTCGGTATCGATGTCGCGCTGAAGGCGATTTCCGGCCACAAGAAGCAGTCGGAGCTTTCGCAGGTCGTGGAAACGCCTGTCGATCTCGTGACGAAGTAA
- a CDS encoding sugar ABC transporter ATP-binding protein, whose protein sequence is MTGSNDANVLTVTGIGKTYVEPVLADVSLELVPGEVLALTGENGAGKSTLSKIVGGLTDPTTGTMTLAGRPYAPRSRSDAETLGVRMVMQELNLLPTLSVAENLFLNRLPRTGALGPLGWIDRKRLAEDARHAMAQVGLDAIDPDTLVGSLGIGHQQMVEIARNLIGDCRVLILDEPTAMLTAREVDLLFEQVERLKARGVALVYISHRLEELRRIAERAAVLRDGRLVHLGPMDELTSDRLVTLMVGREIGERIDLGERRIGGVALKVEGMTRAPVVRDVSFDVRAGEIFGVSGLIGAGRTELMRLIYGADRADAGTVSVARNGQPLRRVTVQSPADAVNEGIALITEDRKGEGLLLTLPIAANVSLGNLGAVSRHGVVDAHREAALAQRQIEAMRIRTSGPAQAVSELSGGNQQKVVIGRWLARDCSVLLFDEPTRGIDVGAKFDIYGLMGALAREGRALVVVSSDLRELMLICDRIGVMSAGRMTGMFERDSWTQDALLAAAFAGYAKREAILHEPIAPDAKAPDAKAPDAKAPDAKAPEDNLEH, encoded by the coding sequence ATGACCGGATCGAACGATGCAAACGTGCTGACGGTGACGGGCATCGGCAAGACATATGTCGAGCCGGTGCTGGCGGACGTGTCGCTCGAACTCGTGCCCGGCGAAGTGCTCGCGCTGACCGGCGAGAACGGCGCGGGCAAGAGTACGCTGTCGAAGATCGTCGGCGGGCTCACCGATCCGACCACCGGAACGATGACGCTCGCGGGCCGGCCCTACGCACCGCGCAGCCGCTCTGACGCCGAAACGCTCGGCGTGCGCATGGTGATGCAGGAGCTGAACCTGCTGCCGACCTTGTCGGTGGCGGAAAATCTGTTTCTGAACCGTCTGCCGCGCACGGGCGCGCTGGGACCGCTCGGCTGGATCGACCGCAAGCGCCTGGCCGAAGACGCCCGCCACGCGATGGCGCAGGTCGGGCTCGACGCGATCGATCCGGATACGCTCGTCGGCAGTCTCGGCATCGGGCATCAGCAGATGGTCGAAATCGCGCGCAATCTGATCGGCGATTGCCGCGTGCTGATCCTCGACGAACCCACCGCGATGCTCACCGCGCGCGAAGTCGACTTGCTGTTCGAGCAGGTCGAGCGGCTGAAGGCGCGCGGCGTCGCGCTGGTTTATATCTCGCACCGGCTCGAAGAACTGCGGCGCATCGCCGAGCGCGCGGCCGTGCTGCGCGACGGACGCCTCGTGCATCTCGGCCCGATGGACGAACTCACGAGCGACCGGCTCGTCACGTTGATGGTCGGACGCGAGATCGGCGAGCGCATCGATCTGGGCGAGCGCCGGATCGGCGGCGTCGCGCTGAAGGTGGAAGGCATGACGCGCGCGCCCGTGGTACGCGACGTGTCGTTCGACGTACGCGCGGGCGAGATTTTCGGCGTGAGCGGGCTGATCGGCGCGGGCCGCACGGAACTGATGCGCCTCATCTACGGCGCGGATCGCGCGGATGCAGGCACGGTATCGGTGGCGCGCAACGGGCAGCCGCTGCGCCGCGTGACGGTGCAATCGCCCGCGGATGCGGTGAACGAAGGCATCGCGCTGATCACGGAGGACCGCAAGGGCGAGGGCCTGCTGCTTACGCTGCCCATCGCCGCGAACGTTTCACTGGGCAATCTGGGCGCGGTGTCGCGTCACGGCGTGGTCGACGCGCACCGGGAAGCGGCGCTCGCGCAACGGCAGATCGAGGCGATGCGCATCCGCACGTCGGGGCCGGCGCAGGCGGTGTCGGAACTGTCGGGCGGCAATCAGCAGAAGGTCGTGATCGGCCGCTGGCTCGCGCGCGATTGCTCCGTGCTGCTGTTCGACGAACCGACGCGCGGCATCGACGTGGGCGCGAAGTTCGACATCTACGGGCTGATGGGCGCGCTCGCCCGCGAAGGACGCGCGCTCGTCGTCGTGTCGAGCGATCTGCGCGAGCTGATGCTGATCTGCGACCGGATCGGCGTGATGTCGGCGGGACGCATGACGGGCATGTTCGAGCGCGACAGCTGGACGCAGGACGCGCTGCTCGCCGCGGCGTTCGCCGGTTACGCGAAGCGCGAGGCGATCCTGCACGAGCCGATCGCGCCGGATGCGAAGGCACCGGATGCGAAAGCGCCGGATGCGAAGGCACCGGATGCGAAAGCGCCCGAAGACAACCTGGAGCATTGA
- a CDS encoding ABC transporter permease: MSEANLPADAPKTTKGVGTRLGISNYLGLAGALAAMIALFSVLSSHFLTYDTFSTIANQIPDLVVMSVGMTFVLIIASIDLSVGSVLALGASVVSVAALKWHWPAFPAALIGLAAAALTGAVTGLVTVAWRIPSFIVSLGVLEGARGLAYQMTNSRTAYIGDAFDFLSNPIAFGISPSFLIAVAVMIIAHLVLTRTVFGRYLVGIGTNEEAVRLAGVNPRPYKVIVFALMGALSGLAALFQISRLEAADPNAGSGLELQVIAAVVIGGTSLMGGRGSVISTFFGVLIISVLAAGLAQIGANEPTKRIITGSVIVVAVVLDTYRSRRKRV, encoded by the coding sequence ATGAGCGAAGCAAACCTGCCCGCCGATGCGCCGAAGACCACGAAAGGCGTCGGCACGCGGCTGGGCATCTCGAACTACCTGGGACTCGCGGGCGCGCTTGCCGCGATGATCGCGCTGTTTTCGGTGCTGAGTTCGCACTTCCTGACCTACGACACGTTCAGCACGATCGCGAACCAGATTCCGGATCTCGTCGTGATGTCGGTGGGCATGACGTTCGTGCTGATCATCGCGAGCATCGATCTGTCGGTGGGCTCGGTGCTCGCGCTGGGCGCATCGGTCGTGAGCGTGGCCGCGCTCAAGTGGCACTGGCCGGCGTTTCCCGCCGCGCTGATCGGGCTCGCCGCCGCCGCGCTGACCGGCGCGGTGACCGGCCTCGTGACGGTGGCGTGGCGCATTCCGTCGTTCATCGTGTCGCTCGGCGTGCTGGAAGGCGCGCGCGGGCTCGCGTATCAGATGACGAACTCGCGCACGGCGTATATCGGCGATGCGTTCGATTTCCTGTCGAATCCGATCGCGTTCGGCATCTCGCCGTCGTTCTTGATCGCGGTCGCGGTGATGATAATTGCGCATCTGGTCTTGACCCGGACGGTTTTTGGCCGATATCTCGTAGGGATCGGCACGAACGAGGAAGCCGTGCGGCTCGCGGGCGTCAATCCGCGGCCGTACAAGGTGATCGTTTTCGCGCTGATGGGCGCGCTGTCGGGCCTCGCCGCGCTGTTCCAGATCTCGCGGCTGGAGGCGGCCGATCCGAACGCGGGCTCGGGGCTCGAACTCCAGGTGATCGCTGCGGTGGTGATCGGCGGCACGAGCCTGATGGGCGGGCGCGGCTCGGTGATCAGCACGTTTTTCGGCGTGTTGATCATCTCCGTGCTGGCGGCCGGTCTCGCGCAAATCGGCGCGAACGAGCCGACCAAGCGCATCATTACCGGTTCGGTGATCGTGGTGGCGGTGGTGCTGGATACGTATCGCAGCAGACGAAAGCGGGTTTGA
- a CDS encoding LacI family DNA-binding transcriptional regulator: protein MATIKDVAAIAGVSFTTVSHVVNNSRPVSADVRAKVERAILELDYVPSAVARSLKARSTATIGLLVPNATNPYFAELARGVEDGCAKNGYCVFFCNSDDDPAKQRSYLRVLQEKRIDGLVIASAGEDSVLAQCLAGAREPLVIVDRNIEGLQSDLVQIDHEKGAYLATRHLLQLGHSEIGCITGPVATAVSAMRLHGFIRAMAERGIEIEPNAIVQSDFSATGGYAAASQLFDNMKPTAIFACNDMMGIGALRAAAERHINVPADCSIIGFDDVELSRYTYPALSTVGQSVRALGEMAAQTLIDRITGKLAGTTRRRVVAPRLVRRESTAVVPESRRHARGTSA, encoded by the coding sequence ATGGCGACGATCAAAGACGTGGCAGCCATTGCCGGGGTGTCGTTTACGACGGTATCCCACGTAGTGAACAATTCGCGGCCGGTATCGGCCGATGTGCGCGCGAAAGTCGAGCGGGCGATTCTCGAGCTCGATTACGTGCCCTCGGCGGTGGCGCGCTCGCTCAAGGCGCGTTCGACGGCCACCATCGGCCTGCTCGTGCCGAACGCGACCAATCCGTATTTCGCCGAGCTCGCGCGCGGCGTCGAGGACGGCTGCGCGAAGAACGGCTATTGCGTATTCTTCTGCAATTCGGACGACGATCCCGCGAAGCAGCGCAGCTATCTGCGCGTGCTGCAGGAGAAGCGCATCGACGGGCTGGTGATCGCGTCGGCGGGTGAAGACTCGGTGCTCGCGCAATGTCTCGCGGGGGCGCGCGAACCGCTCGTGATCGTCGATCGCAATATCGAGGGCTTGCAGTCGGACCTCGTGCAGATCGACCACGAAAAGGGCGCGTATCTCGCGACGCGGCACTTGCTGCAACTCGGGCATTCGGAAATCGGCTGCATCACGGGGCCGGTGGCCACCGCCGTCTCGGCAATGCGCCTGCACGGCTTCATTCGCGCGATGGCCGAGCGCGGTATCGAGATCGAGCCGAACGCGATCGTACAGAGCGATTTTTCCGCGACGGGCGGTTACGCCGCGGCCTCGCAACTGTTCGACAACATGAAACCGACCGCGATTTTCGCGTGCAACGACATGATGGGCATCGGCGCGCTGCGTGCGGCGGCCGAGCGTCACATCAACGTGCCTGCGGATTGCTCGATCATCGGTTTCGACGATGTCGAACTGTCGCGCTATACGTATCCGGCGCTGTCGACGGTCGGGCAATCGGTGCGTGCGCTCGGCGAAATGGCCGCGCAGACGCTGATCGACCGCATCACCGGCAAGCTGGCCGGGACAACGCGCCGCCGCGTCGTGGCGCCGCGCCTCGTGCGCCGCGAGTCGACGGCGGTCGTGCCGGAATCGCGTCGTCATGCACGCGGCACGAGCGCCTGA
- the rbsK gene encoding ribokinase, which yields MGEAMGRVTVVGSLNMDLVARAPRLPKPGETLAGHAFAQVAGGKGGNQAVAAARLGAQVAMIGCVGDDSNGATLKRSLEAEGIDCSALATSASAPTGVALIIVDDASQNAIVIVAGSNAEVTPASVEAQEGLLARADVIVCQLETPTDTVRAALAAGRRLQRTTILNPAPAARKLPPDWFPLIDYLIPNELEAATLSGVAIDTPEDARRAAQALKAKGVRNVIVTLGAQGVLALLDGEDEAGVHMPSPRVEAVDTTAAGDTFIGGFAAELARGSAVRDAIAFGQRAAAIAVTREGAQPSIPHRSEISA from the coding sequence ATGGGCGAAGCAATGGGTCGCGTGACCGTGGTCGGCAGCCTCAACATGGATCTCGTCGCGCGCGCGCCGCGCCTGCCTAAGCCGGGCGAGACGCTCGCCGGGCACGCGTTCGCGCAGGTCGCGGGCGGCAAGGGCGGCAATCAGGCCGTGGCGGCGGCGCGTCTGGGCGCGCAGGTCGCGATGATCGGCTGCGTCGGCGACGACTCGAACGGCGCGACGCTCAAACGCAGCCTGGAAGCGGAGGGCATCGACTGCAGCGCGCTTGCGACGAGCGCCAGCGCGCCGACGGGCGTGGCGCTGATCATCGTCGATGACGCGAGTCAGAACGCGATCGTCATCGTCGCGGGAAGCAACGCCGAAGTGACGCCCGCGAGCGTCGAGGCGCAGGAAGGGCTGCTCGCACGCGCGGATGTCATCGTCTGCCAGCTCGAAACGCCGACGGACACGGTGCGCGCCGCGCTCGCCGCCGGCCGGCGCCTGCAGCGCACGACGATCCTCAATCCCGCACCCGCCGCCCGCAAGCTGCCGCCCGACTGGTTCCCGCTGATCGACTACCTGATTCCGAACGAACTCGAAGCGGCCACATTGTCGGGCGTCGCAATCGACACACCGGAGGACGCGCGCCGCGCCGCACAGGCGCTGAAGGCGAAGGGCGTGCGCAATGTGATCGTCACGCTCGGCGCGCAAGGCGTGCTCGCGCTGCTGGACGGCGAAGACGAGGCGGGCGTGCATATGCCCTCGCCGAGAGTGGAAGCCGTCGATACGACCGCCGCCGGCGACACGTTCATCGGCGGTTTCGCGGCGGAACTCGCGCGCGGCTCGGCCGTGCGGGACGCCATCGCGTTCGGCCAGCGCGCGGCGGCAATCGCCGTGACGCGCGAGGGCGCGCAGCCGTCCATTCCGCACCGCAGCGAAATTTCCGCATAA
- a CDS encoding methyl-accepting chemotaxis protein: protein MNKALTIKARLGISMAFLGALLISIGALGLTGMSHSNGAFLDTYSVQMPAAIAVGNAEMYAARERLVFDRAALLAGTPEVASTVERARMMRERADGYWKEYVSLPQSSGEKRLADATQEKRLALQAIVDKGVAAVMANDHDGIIANAKAMQSTYNELANANDALRKFLTEASKTSYDEAQERYQWFRALSLTAIALGIAAAAFAWVSLRRAIARPLEAALGHFDAIAAGDLRREVVVTSRDEMGLLLEGLARMRASLLSTVRTVRSGSESIASATQQIAAGNTDLSSRTEEQASALQETASSMEELTGTVRQNADNARQASALAANASEIAGKGSAVVNQVVDTMGEINRSSSKIADIISIIEGIAFQTNILALNAAVEAARAGEEGRGFAVVAGEVRSLAQRSSAAAKEIKELIDTSVARVQTGSTLVDEAGRTMTEIIGAVQRVTDIMGEIAAASEEQSSGIEQVSRAVTQMDEVTQQNAALVEEAAAAAQSLEDQAGRLRQAVAVFQVTDGAASMAAAPAPVHASAIASHARVVVAKAAMKPQSKPAHAPQRRTTAGAIPAPAAKTAAMSEANGDWETF, encoded by the coding sequence ATGAACAAGGCTTTGACGATCAAGGCGCGCCTCGGCATCTCCATGGCGTTTCTGGGCGCGCTGCTCATCTCGATCGGCGCACTCGGGCTCACCGGCATGAGCCACTCGAACGGCGCGTTTCTCGACACCTATTCGGTGCAGATGCCCGCGGCGATCGCGGTCGGCAACGCGGAAATGTATGCGGCGCGCGAGCGGCTCGTGTTCGATCGCGCGGCGCTGCTCGCGGGCACGCCGGAAGTGGCGTCCACAGTCGAACGCGCGCGCATGATGCGCGAGCGCGCCGACGGTTACTGGAAAGAGTACGTGTCGCTGCCGCAATCGTCCGGCGAGAAGCGCCTCGCGGACGCCACGCAGGAAAAGCGCCTCGCGCTGCAGGCGATCGTCGATAAGGGCGTGGCGGCGGTCATGGCGAACGATCACGACGGCATCATCGCGAATGCCAAGGCGATGCAGTCGACCTACAACGAACTCGCCAACGCGAACGACGCGCTGCGCAAGTTCCTGACCGAAGCATCGAAAACGAGCTACGACGAGGCGCAAGAGCGTTATCAGTGGTTCCGCGCGCTGAGTCTCACGGCGATCGCGCTCGGCATCGCGGCGGCGGCGTTCGCGTGGGTGTCGCTGCGGCGTGCGATTGCGCGTCCGCTCGAAGCCGCGCTCGGCCACTTCGATGCAATCGCCGCGGGCGATCTGCGCCGCGAAGTCGTCGTGACGTCGCGCGATGAAATGGGACTTCTGCTCGAAGGCCTCGCCAGAATGCGCGCAAGCCTGCTTTCCACGGTGCGTACCGTGCGCTCGGGCAGCGAATCCATCGCCTCCGCCACGCAGCAGATTGCGGCGGGCAATACCGATCTGTCATCGCGTACGGAAGAGCAGGCGTCCGCGTTGCAGGAAACTGCGTCGAGCATGGAAGAGCTGACCGGCACCGTGCGCCAGAACGCCGACAACGCCCGCCAGGCGAGCGCGCTCGCGGCGAACGCGTCCGAGATCGCGGGCAAGGGCAGCGCGGTCGTGAACCAGGTCGTCGATACGATGGGCGAAATCAACCGCAGTTCGTCGAAGATCGCGGACATCATCTCGATCATCGAAGGCATCGCGTTCCAGACGAATATTCTCGCGCTCAACGCGGCGGTCGAAGCCGCGCGCGCGGGCGAGGAAGGGCGCGGCTTCGCGGTCGTCGCGGGCGAGGTGCGCAGTCTCGCGCAACGCTCGTCGGCGGCGGCGAAGGAGATCAAGGAGCTGATCGACACGTCGGTGGCGCGGGTGCAAACCGGCTCGACGCTCGTCGACGAAGCCGGCCGCACGATGACCGAGATCATCGGCGCGGTGCAGCGCGTGACCGACATCATGGGCGAGATCGCGGCGGCGTCGGAGGAGCAGTCGAGCGGCATCGAGCAGGTGTCGCGCGCCGTCACGCAGATGGACGAAGTGACGCAGCAGAACGCCGCGCTCGTCGAGGAAGCGGCGGCCGCCGCGCAGTCGCTGGAAGATCAGGCCGGGCGGCTGCGGCAGGCGGTCGCGGTGTTTCAGGTGACGGACGGCGCGGCATCGATGGCCGCCGCACCGGCACCCGTACACGCGTCGGCGATTGCATCGCATGCAAGGGTTGTCGTCGCCAAGGCCGCGATGAAGCCTCAGAGCAAGCCTGCGCACGCACCGCAACGGCGCACCACGGCCGGGGCCATTCCCGCGCCTGCTGCAAAGACGGCGGCGATGTCCGAGGCGAACGGCGACTGGGAAACGTTCTGA
- a CDS encoding 2-keto-4-pentenoate hydratase: MTGSTLAAKLAEARARHRLIEVLEPADIPADAPTAYAIQHEMLRATDARIGAWKIGARAPDALATGAPIDAALVYASPARLPFDAFFRVLVELEIAFCFAYALPARIEPYTREEVFDAIGGVAVALEVVDSRFAQWPNLDPLAQLADSQNNGALVVSGMEPYDVVAPGFDFLTPRLEFTLDGVPIAPAAFGNPAGDPRELLLWLVNHCSRMGLTVEPFWTITTGSYTGAYRVEGPAMLHGSIDRIGELELVLA; the protein is encoded by the coding sequence ATGACCGGATCGACACTCGCCGCGAAGCTTGCGGAAGCCCGCGCCCGGCATCGGCTGATCGAAGTGCTGGAGCCCGCCGACATTCCCGCCGACGCGCCGACCGCGTACGCCATCCAGCACGAGATGCTGAGAGCGACGGACGCGCGCATCGGCGCGTGGAAGATCGGCGCGCGCGCGCCGGACGCGCTCGCCACGGGCGCGCCCATCGATGCGGCGCTCGTTTATGCGAGCCCCGCGCGCCTGCCGTTCGACGCGTTCTTTCGCGTGCTGGTGGAACTCGAAATTGCGTTTTGCTTCGCCTACGCGCTGCCTGCCAGGATCGAACCTTACACGCGCGAGGAAGTGTTCGATGCCATCGGCGGCGTTGCGGTCGCGCTCGAAGTGGTCGACAGCCGTTTCGCGCAATGGCCCAATCTCGACCCGCTCGCGCAACTCGCCGATTCGCAGAACAACGGCGCGCTCGTCGTCTCGGGCATGGAGCCGTACGACGTCGTCGCGCCCGGCTTCGACTTTCTCACTCCGCGCCTCGAATTCACGCTCGACGGCGTGCCCATTGCGCCCGCCGCGTTCGGCAATCCGGCGGGAGACCCGCGCGAATTGCTGCTCTGGCTCGTCAACCATTGTTCCCGTATGGGATTGACGGTCGAACCGTTCTGGACCATTACCACGGGCTCTTATACGGGCGCATACCGCGTGGAAGGACCGGCGATGCTGCATGGTTCGATCGACCGCATCGGCGAACTGGAACTGGTGCTCGCATGA
- a CDS encoding PrkA family serine protein kinase yields MDIYSSFATRFEKTREEEFSLEEYLALCKEDPATYATAGERMLTAIGEPEFVDTRLDPRLSRTFANKVIKVYPAFREFYGMEEVIENVVSYFRHAAQGLEEKKQILYLLGPVGGGKSSIAERLKQLMERVPFYSLKGSPVNESPLGLFDYDEDGPVLEEQYGIPRRYLKSILSPWAVKRLHEYNGDIRKFRVVRRYPSILRQIGIAKTEPGDENNQDISSLVGKVDIRKLETYSQDDADAYSYSGGLCLANQGLLEFVEMFKAPIKVLHPLLTATQEGNFKGTEGFGAIPFDGVILAHSNESEWKAFRNNKNNEALLDRIFVVKVPYCLRYGEEIKIYEKLLRNSSLAEAVCAPGTLKMMAQMAVLTRLHEPENSSLFSKMQVYDGENLKDTDPKAKSYQEYRDYAGVDEGMTGVSTRFAFKILSRVFNFDSSEVAANPVHLMYVLEQQIEREQFPPETEQKYLSFIKDVLASRYAEFIGKEIQTAYLESYSEYGQNIFDRYVTYADFWIQDQEFRDHDTGESFDRAALNAELEKIEKPAGISNPKDFRNEIVNFVLRARAANGGKNPAWISYEKLRVVIEKKMFSNTEELLPVISFNAKGSAEEQRKHEDFVNRMVAKGYTPKQVRLLCDWYLRVRKSS; encoded by the coding sequence ATGGATATCTACAGCAGTTTCGCGACCCGCTTCGAAAAAACCCGCGAGGAGGAATTCTCGCTCGAAGAGTATCTCGCGCTCTGCAAAGAAGATCCTGCCACATATGCAACAGCGGGCGAACGCATGTTGACGGCCATCGGGGAACCCGAATTCGTCGATACGCGGCTCGATCCGCGGCTGTCGCGTACGTTTGCGAACAAGGTCATCAAGGTGTATCCCGCGTTCCGTGAATTCTACGGAATGGAGGAGGTGATCGAGAACGTCGTGTCGTACTTCCGGCACGCGGCTCAGGGTCTGGAAGAGAAGAAGCAGATCCTCTATCTGCTGGGTCCGGTGGGTGGAGGCAAGTCGTCGATCGCCGAACGACTTAAGCAACTCATGGAACGCGTGCCGTTCTATTCGCTCAAGGGCTCGCCCGTCAACGAATCGCCGCTCGGCCTGTTCGATTACGACGAAGACGGCCCGGTCCTCGAAGAGCAGTACGGCATTCCGCGCCGCTACCTCAAGAGCATTCTCTCGCCGTGGGCCGTCAAGCGCCTGCACGAGTACAACGGCGACATCCGCAAGTTCCGCGTGGTGCGCCGCTATCCGTCCATCCTCCGGCAGATCGGTATTGCGAAGACGGAGCCGGGCGACGAGAACAATCAGGACATCTCCTCGCTCGTCGGCAAGGTGGATATCCGCAAGCTCGAAACCTATTCGCAGGACGACGCTGACGCCTACAGCTATTCCGGCGGTCTGTGTCTCGCGAATCAGGGCCTGCTCGAATTCGTCGAAATGTTCAAGGCGCCGATCAAGGTGCTGCATCCGCTGCTCACCGCGACTCAGGAAGGCAACTTCAAAGGCACGGAAGGCTTCGGCGCGATTCCGTTCGACGGCGTCATCCTTGCTCACTCGAACGAGTCGGAGTGGAAGGCGTTCCGCAACAACAAGAACAACGAGGCATTGCTCGATCGTATTTTCGTCGTGAAGGTGCCGTACTGCCTGCGCTACGGCGAAGAGATCAAGATCTACGAAAAGCTGCTGCGCAACTCGTCGCTGGCCGAAGCGGTGTGCGCGCCGGGCACGCTCAAGATGATGGCGCAGATGGCCGTGCTCACGCGTCTGCACGAGCCGGAAAATTCGAGCCTCTTCTCGAAGATGCAGGTCTACGACGGCGAGAACCTCAAGGACACGGACCCGAAAGCGAAGTCGTATCAGGAGTACCGCGATTACGCGGGCGTCGACGAAGGCATGACGGGTGTCTCCACGCGTTTCGCGTTCAAGATCCTGTCGCGCGTCTTCAACTTCGACTCATCCGAAGTCGCGGCGAATCCCGTGCATCTCATGTACGTGCTCGAACAGCAGATCGAACGCGAGCAGTTCCCGCCGGAGACGGAGCAGAAGTATCTGTCGTTCATCAAGGACGTGCTCGCTTCGCGCTACGCGGAATTCATCGGGAAGGAGATTCAGACTGCTTATCTCGAGTCGTACTCGGAGTATGGACAAAACATCTTCGACCGCTATGTGACGTATGCCGATTTCTGGATTCAGGATCAGGAGTTCCGCGATCACGACACGGGCGAGAGCTTCGACCGCGCAGCGTTGAATGCCGAGCTGGAGAAGATCGAGAAGCCCGCGGGCATCAGCAACCCGAAGGATTTCCGCAACGAGATCGTGAACTTCGTGTTGCGTGCGCGGGCGGCGAACGGCGGCAAGAACCCGGCGTGGATCAGCTACGAGAAGCTGCGCGTGGTGATCGAGAAGAAGATGTTCTCCAACACCGAAGAACTTCTGCCGGTGATTT